The genomic region TGTGTATTTTAATGAAGGGAAGCTTAGTGATGCACAGATTAGTAAAGAGATGGGCGTAAGTCGTGCTAATGTATGTAAAATGAGACGTAGATGGGAGTCTAGAGAAAGCAATAATTTAGAAGAACATCCAAAAGTAACAATTAGCGAAGAAACTCTAAATAATGTGTTGATTCGTGCATCAGAGCATAGTGCACAATCGAGTAGTATTAAAAGCCAGCTTCATATGGCTAGAAATAGATTGGGATTAGAATTTATTGATTCATTTAATAATTATTTAGATTTGGAACTTAAATCATACAATTAAGAAATAAAGATGTTAGAGCGCAACATTGAAAGACTTAAAGAAGAAATTAATAATGAAGATGATCAAGGTATTAATAATAAGCTATGTGAACTTGACGAAGTTAAAAGAGCAAAAGAACTTAAAAAAATGGAATTGTATTACCAAGCTATGCTTAAATTAAAAGCAACTGATTTTGAATCACAAGTTAAATTTAAAATTTAAAGGATTATGTTGTGAATATATATGATCTACCTATTTTTAAAAGAATGCAAAGGGAATATAAGCGTGAATTTGGGATTGATATTGCATCTTTTATTAAACCAAAACCAGTAGTTGTTGATTTTAAAAGCTTTGAAAATAAATTCTTGACTAAAAAACAATGTAAAGTATTAAGTGATATTGAAAAGAATAATCAAAACAAAGTTATTTTATCAGGTGGAATTGCAAGTGGTAAAACATTTTTGGCCTGTTATTTATTCTTAAAAACTTTACTTAAGAATAGGCATCTTTATAGTCAAGATACCAATAATTTTATATTAGGCAACTCACAGAAATCATTAGAAATTAATGTTACAGGCCAGTTTGAAAAGCTTGCTAATATGCTTAAAATACCTTTTCTTCCTAAATATTCAAATACGTCATATTTTGAAATCGATTCTTTAAGAATTAATTTATATGGTGGAGATAAAATAAGAGACTTTGAAAGATTTAGAGGATCGAATTCTGCTGTCATTTATGTTAATGAAGCAACAACGCTGCATAAAGAGA from Borrelia hispanica CRI harbors:
- a CDS encoding DUF603 domain-containing protein, yielding MNKVKKSFDDYIVYFNEGKLSDAQISKEMGVSRANVCKMRRRWESRESNNLEEHPKVTISEETLNNVLIRASEHSAQSSSIKSQLHMARNRLGLEFIDSFNNYLDLELKSYN
- a CDS encoding PBSX family phage terminase large subunit; translated protein: MNIYDLPIFKRMQREYKREFGIDIASFIKPKPVVVDFKSFENKFLTKKQCKVLSDIEKNNQNKVILSGGIASGKTFLACYLFLKTLLKNRHLYSQDTNNFILGNSQKSLEINVTGQFEKLANMLKIPFLPKYSNTSYFEIDSLRINLYGGDKIRDFERFRGSNSAVIYVNEATTLHKETLKEALKRLRIKPEFIVFDTNPDHPEHYFKTDYIDKNTIYSTYNFTTYDNETISKEFIKTQEEIYKD